From a single Plutella xylostella chromosome 5, ilPluXylo3.1, whole genome shotgun sequence genomic region:
- the LOC105391449 gene encoding uncharacterized protein LOC105391449, whose amino-acid sequence MGLLWLWLAAACMVAGAIGERGGASLRSALEALQRRQRGRSHGPLAPLPDYDAVYEYLPQAQPYSDPDYISEVEEDDDIPSPPKYIIKYLDANIRPPEAYTEYKIIKKKMGRSESAKKESAFRERSHHSDNDRLKDLFMDRNDIEVPKEPEEGAENDAEYAMLLSQLWSKYRSNNRNKRAESSPQGVVKLYNEKVVKKRYPDNWGPIAFKRKRSSGPDPVDHPILKEYPGGRKPHGDGMPVDPNYNAYDLTEQDKDDIREEYAIAFQPLEDDTPSPFNDNDLYAFDNEVIEKRFPVTKRSSGSYEYGLKYEKKRSAQDHNKRETSKSFRSSSGTDPRIIKDLSKIFGEVDSDDLIKAPVKRSSDQGQPETYKPPQVTVLSHNETHPHDHAHDMNATVYDVESHEQHGHLHHPGMLAKDADHAHPPEHHDHAADAEKPINVKKKSIDWSDYFGIDKRKNKAFVNDYAQEKLKKQYFNTFNKEVIYPLNSFRQHSKVKRNFVEARPNEETEFQVDSAHAVEVKSEEKRDTSDDDNTKIDNIDKKLKNMEGMIVDDALHYSYIGEELDSKEEQEMKEKLLSKLAAAYSLEKMRKALKEFKQSLQIQKTDAHVESSPTPTDEAKAKRVAVKKEKANLDLENDIRHHQSQNEDFEEEQGAGHYLNGKMDKQLFEGYMGGSGRYRIPELPPAVASGTCPVLTKIVQRCREVDLLAGDRGQLFLPLCSLHQICYLCGEAPPTTCDLVFLSEADTACEGDMGCQRAARAALMTLRELHDSLSDELDGECEASPCLSATLKMNLNWQRAIQRLYFHTMERDQYPKEGIDNPGATEDDGSNLRPDLVISVQPQALYGASRAQLPVSTVDWQSVPRGQFIPVSGLDFLIGVNSLLIKQTVEINEMTSKIESENRYVVKIPQGESLYIASEVSTATQRCLCGAGRAFTMHLHDNTRQEALQLQRRLAAASCCFPCRLQEMLVITPPGDYVGRVQQQCSWLAPAYLVKDATDQVLYVVEGPAQFQRSALVQSEFKIMSPDGLRVAGRIVHGWDRELVSFTTTLHVPASASQPRHKALLLAATFLMEYTHFERAKSTCMRCNCF is encoded by the exons ATGGGCCTTCTATGGCTATGGCTGGCGGCAGCATGTATGGTAGCGGGGGCGATCGGCGAGCGCGGGGGCGCGTCGCTCCGAAGCGCCCTGGAGGCCCTGCAGCGCCGGCAGCGGGGGCGCTCGCACGGACCGTTGGCGCCCCTGCCCGACTACGACGCCGTCTATGAGTACTTGCCGCAAGCTCAGCCGTATTCTG ACCCTGATTACATATCCGAAGTGGAAGAAGATGATGACATACCGTCCCCTCCTAAGTATATAATCAAGTATTTGGATGCCAACATTCGACCTCCCGAAGCGTACACTGAATACAAGATCATTAAGAAGAAAATGGGGAGGTCAGAATCAGCTAAGAAAGAGTCAGCGTTTCGTGAAAGGAGTCACCACTCGGACAACGACAGACTGaaagatttatttatggaTAGAAACGATATTGAAGTGCCCAAAGAACCAGAAGAGGGAGCTGAAAACGATGCTGAATACGCGATGCTGCTCAGCCAACTGTGGTCTAAGTACAGGAGCAACAATCGTAACAAACGAGCAGAATCGTCTCCTCAAGGAGTGGTCAAACTGTACAACGAAAAAGTAGTCAAGAAACGTTATCCAGATAACTGGGGACCGATCGCTTTTAAGCGTAAACGAAGTTCAGGTCCAGATCCAGTAGATCATCCTATCTTGAAAGAATATCCAGGAGGCAGGAAGCCGCATGGCGACGGAATGCCAGTTGATCCTAATTACAATGCATATGATTTAACAGAACAAGATAAGGATGATATACGTGAAGAATATGCCATCGCATTTCAGCCGTTAGAAGACGACACTCCCTCACCGTTTAATGACAATGATCTGTATGCGTTCGACAACGAGGTGATTGAGAAACGTTTTCCAGTTACCAAACGTAGCAGCGGGTCTTATGAATATGGCTTGAAATATGAAAAGAAACGATCTGCACAGGATCATAACAAACGGGAAACATCAAAATCATTCCGCAGCAGCTCCGGCACTGATCCGAGAATAATTAAAGACCTTTCTAAGATATTTGGTGAAGTTGATTCGGATGATTTGATTAAAGCTCCGGTTAAACGTAGCAGCGATCAAGGGCAACCTGAAACGTATAAACCACCACAGGTGACGGTGTTGAGCCACAACGAGACGCACCCGCACGACCACGCGCACGACATGAACGCCACCGTGTACGACGTGGAGAGCCACGAGCAGCACGGCCACCTGCACCACCCCGGCATGCTGGCCAAGGACGCCGACCACGCGCACCCTCCCGAACATCACGACCATGCAGCGGACGCAGAAAAACCTATAAATGTGAAAAAGAAGTCCATCGATTGGTCAGACTATTTCGGAATAGACAAACGTAAAAATAAAGCGTTCGTAAACGATTACGCACAGGAAAAACTGAAGAAACAATACTTTAATACATTTAACAAAGAAGTCATATATCCGTTGAATTCCTTTCGCCAGCACAGCAAGGTCAAAAGGAACTTCGTTGAAGCCAGGCCCAATGAAGAAACAGAATTTCAGGTTGACAGTGCTCACGCCGTTGAAGTAAAGTCGGAAGAAAAACGCGATACTTCCGATGATGATAATACCAAAATAGACAACATCGATAAGAAACTGAAAAATATGGAGGGTATGATCGTGGATGATGCTCTTCACTACTCGTATATCGGGGAAGAACTTGACTCAAAAGAGGAGCAGGAGATGAAAGAGAAGCTGCTGTCCAAACTAGCAGCTGCTTACAGCCTGGAAAAAATGAGGAAAGCTTTGAAAGAGTTCAAGCAAAGTTTACAGATACAGAAAACTGATGCTCACGTTGAATCTTCGCCAACGCCAACTGATGAAGCCAAGGCAAAACGAGTTGCTGTTAAGAAAGAAAAGGCGAACCTAGATCTAGAAAATGACATCCGTCACCATCAGAGCCAGAACGAGGATTTCGAAGAGGAACAGGGGGCGGGACACTACTTGAATGGCAAAATGGACAAGCAGCTGTTTGAGGGGTACATGGGAGGCAGTGGCAGATACCGTATCCCAGAATTACCCCCAG CTGTAGCATCCGGAACCTGCCCCGTGCTCACGAAGATTGTTCAACGTTGCCGCGAAGTTGACCTGCTCGCCGGAGACCGCGGACAGCTGTTCTTGCCCCTCTGCAGCCTTCATCAGATTTGCTACCTTTGT GGAGAGGCACCGCCAACAACTTGCGACCTGGTATTCCTGTCGGAGGCGGACACGGCGTGCGAGGGCGACATGGGGTGccagcgcgcggcgcgggcggcgctgATGACCCTCAGGGAGCTCCACGACAGCCTGTCCGACGAGCTCGACGGCGAGTGCGAGGCCAGCCCCTGCCTCTCCGCCACCCTCAAGATGAACCTCAACTGGCAACGCGCCATCCAACGAT tatattttcatACGATGGAGCGAGATCAATACCCCAAAGAAGGCATCGACAATCCAGGAGCAACTGAAG ATGACGGATCTAATCTGAGACCGGATTTAGTCATAAGCGTCCAACCGCAAGCTCTTTATG GGGCGTCCCGCGCCCAGCTGCCGGTGTCCACGGTGGACTGGCAGTCCGTGCCGCGCGGACAGTTCATCCCGGTCAGCGGACTCGACTTCCTCATCGGGGTCAACAGCCTGCTCATCAAACAGACCGTCGAGATCAATGAAA TGACTTCAAAAATCGAATCAGAAAACCGCTACGTGGTGAAGATCCCTCAGGGCGAGTCTCTCTACATAGCCAGCGAGGTCTCCACAGCGACGCAGCGCTGCCTGTGCGGCGCCGGGCGGGCGTTCACTATGCACCTGCATGATAATACGAGGCAGGAAGCGCTACAACTGCAGCGCCGGCTCGCTGCCGCGTCTTGCTGCTTCCCATGCCGGCTTCAG GAGATGCTGGTGATCACGCCGCCCGGCGACTACGTGGGGCGCGTCCAGCAGCAGTGCTCGTGGCTGGCGCCGGCGTACCTGGTGAAGGACGCCACTGACCAGGTCCTGTACGTGGTGGAGGGGCCCGCGCAGTTCCAGCGGAGCGCACTGGTGCAGTCCGAGTTTAAG ATAATGTCCCCAGACGGTCTCCGGGTAGCGGGCCGCATCGTGCACGGCTGGGACCGCGAGCTGGTGTCGTTCACCACCACCCTGCACGTGCCCGCCTCCGCCAGCCAGCCGCGGCATAAGGCGCTGCTGCTGGCTGCTACTTTCCTTATG GAATATACTCACTTCGAGAGAGCAAAGAGCACCTGTATGAGATGTAACTGTTTTTGA
- the LOC105392015 gene encoding uncharacterized protein LOC105392015, which produces MSESSVQCTEPPTNVEKLWRYDEYYIGERDKETRRGGVGENHWTSAKSIEWYSGQFLHDTMHGLGEYFWRFRGPEGTFNTYEGHFYANEMHGYGVMSYDDGRTFTGLFFNNSRYGPGVDHHPGLRDDAGLWRGKQLVRLAWRPPARAVVPDLAATAEGRAVCDARRVRLVAEAVTMEGPNSALNLLKRNGVDSVTAANRWPELYANTCTDIQSKLCHRKAFKEAYYGEMIQYLKVVEGAPKKDPTSNDDEIVEPVIYFAWNNNPQMFHMMQHAFTHDFQISHFNLDISHLLSGERKKFKPPGDHELDCRTLLLASYLGDISIVADMINNKQVHPDLADVQGNTGLMYATCGNQTDIMHFLIEAGASINGYNDACLTPLGVALMFYVAVSKDVPMDQIEEAFVPLIPVTEPKAIDWNITRQQEVFLTKPQSATSIHTMNRQKSSSIRRSSQGTFRPRTSQVSKASVKRKSIKRTQSGRLSYDSELFFPDDHYGYLSVSHDYQTRVLEVFPDSSKPRDIAKTPRQAYIFDDPMVDDIIKDKVQKTGANKIENKKATKSEKSTSKSKKKEPKSNLEASNKSAKAKSKEIKQITEDESKIKLKKEMLDKIELTILKLLLDGADPTLVTCPQPALVMALASGSTELVRSLVNFVDVNAVDPKSSGSRPLDMALSGQLSEDTLSLVKILLEKGASTQHRMPYADPCDPKALGPTLLHALLERKLPESQEEIRKDLIRLLLEHDCDANALFHGYSAIDAAMDRRVDLLSTFITSPKAKLNDPINEANQTVLVKTFDVEYFKVLDSSMRQEILTTLILYGADPLRECQDGDEKYANFFVYAEANAEKFTKQSAPASEKQSTKSKGKSTRAKAKPIAQEKSKKGKDIKPRKSTQHIDYRAEYKLSVALIADCLRVLHVRWIAANLLKKLLELVAKHKNRPWHLKMREHKHRTQVRLWLKTERCLDIWDILRTSKNNTYSDNGVFRDTMCIVQYYHVQGQKITIQEKEAIESTVSRLIKEHNALNKVPNEAALQQHYVKPELFSKNKKFNVCFECYLPLPESRIRCELCSLVFFCNLNCLEVNCGRPNCHPCSEYLKQKLFPEQEII; this is translated from the exons ATGTCAGAATCATCAGTGCAGTGTACTGAGCCACCAACAAATGTAGAGAAGTTATGGCGTTATGATGAATACTACATAGGGGAGAGAGATAAGGAGACAAGACGAGGGGGGGTAGGGGAGAACCACTGGACCAGTGCCAAG TCTATAGAATGGTACTCTGGCCAGTTCCTCCACGATACGATGCATGGTCTTGGAGAATACTTCTGGCGGTTCCGAGGACCTGAAGGCACTTTTAATACGTACGAGGGCCACTTCTACGCTAACGAGATGCATGGATACGGAGTCATGTCCTATGATGATGGACGGACTTTCACG GGCCTATTCTTCAACAACAGCCGCTACGGTCCGGGCGTAGACCATCACCCTGGTCTCCGCGACGACGCGGGGTTGTGGCGCGGGAAACAGCTGGTGCGGCTGGCGTGGCGGCCTCCAGCCAGGGCCGTGGTGCCAGACCTCGCCGCTACGGCTGAAGGCAGGGCGGTGTGTGATGCGAGGCGAGTGAGGCTGGTGGCCGAGGCAGTCACG ATGGAAGGACCAAATAGTGCTTTAAATCTTCTTAAACGTAACGGAGTCGATTCGGTAACAGCGGCAAACCGTTGGCCAGAGCTGTATGCTAACACTTGTACAGATATACAAAGTAAGCTTTGCCATAGAAAAGCTTTTAAAGAAGCTTATTACGGCGAAATGATACAATATCTAAAGGTTGTTGAAGGAGCACCGAAAAAg GATCCAACTTCGAATGACGATGAAATTGTGGAGCCGGTGATTTATTTTGCGTGGAACAATAATCCCCAGATGTTCCATATGATGCAACACGCATTCACTCATGACTTCCAGATAAGTCACTTCAATTTGGATATTTCTCATCTTCTATCTGGTGAGAGAAAGAAGTTTAAGCCTCCTGGAGATCACGAACTTGACTGCAG GACATTACTGTTGGCTAGTTATTTGGGAGACATCTCTATCGTGGCCGacatgataaataataaacaggTTCATCCAGACCTTGCAGATGTGCAGGGAAACACAGGTTTGATGTATGCTACA TGCGGCAATCAAACAGACATAATGCATTTTCTCATAGAAGCTGGTGCCTCAATAAACGGTTACAATGACGCTTGTCTCACTCCACTAGGTGTAGCACTCATGTTCTATGTTGCAGTCTCAAAAGACGTACCTATGGACCAGATAGAAGAAGCATTTGTGCCATTAATAC CTGTAACGGAGCCGAAAGCAATCGACTGGAACATCACACGGCAGCAAGAAGTCTTCTTGACAAAGCCACAGAGTGCAACCAGCATTCACACGATGAACCGACAGAAGAGCTCGAGCATCCGGCGCTCCTCCCAGGGAACCTTCAGGCCTCGCACCTCACAGGTGTCCAAGGCATCAGTCAAGAGGAAAAGCATAAAGAGAACACAATCAGGACGACTGTCCTACGATTCCGAGCTATTCTTCCCAGATGACCATTACGGCTATCTTTCAGTGTCCCACGATTATCAAACTAGAGTGCTCGAAGTGTTTCCAGACAGCAGCAAACCCAGAGATATAGCAAAAACTCCACGGCAGGCATACATATTCGATGATCCAATGGtcgatgatataattaagGATAAAGTCCAGAAAACAGGtgcaaataaaatagaaaacaaGAAAGCTACGAAATCTGAAAAATCTACCAGCAAAAGTAAAAAGAAAGAACCAAAATCCAACCTAGAAGCATCAAACAAAAGTGCAAAGGCAAAATCTAAAGAAATTAAACAGATAACTGAGGATGAGagcaaaataaagttaaaaaaagaaat GTTAGACAAGATAGAGTTAACAATTCTGAAACTGCTACTGGACGGGGCGGATCCTACCCTCGTCACATGTCCTCAACCAGCGCTGGTCATGGCCCTGGCTTCTGGAAGCACAGAACTAGTGCGAAGCCTGGTTAATTTCGTTGATGTCAATGCTGTCGATCCCAAG TCGTCAGGAAGCCGGCCCTTGGATATGGCTTTATCCGGGCAACTTTCTGAAGATACGTTGAGCCTAGTGAAAATACTGCTGGAAAAAGGAGCTAGTACTCAGCACCGGATGCCTTATGCGGATCCCTGCGACCCAAAGGCCTTGGGCCCTACACTGCTACACGCCCTGCTAGAGAGGAAACTACCGGAAAGTCAAGAAGAG atCCGGAAAGACCTAATAAGGCTACTTCTCGAGCACGACTGCGATGCCAACGCATTATTCCACGGATATTCAGCGATCGATGCGGCCATGGACCGACGAGTTGATCTACTCAGTACATTCATTACCAGCCCTAAAGCTAAATTGAATGACCCAATCAACGAAGCCAATCAAACTGTACTGGTCAAGACGTTCGATGtggaatattttaaagttCTTGATAGTTCTATGAGACAAGAAATA CTAACAACCCTTATACTGTACGGAGCTGATCCGTTGAGAGAGTGTCAGGATGGGGATGAAAAATATGCGAACTTCTTCGTTTATGCTGAAGCAAATGCCGAGAAGTTTACAAAACAAAGTG ctCCCGCATCTGAAAAACAGTCCACGAAGTCTAAAGGCAAGTCAACTAGAGCTAAAGCCAAGCCAATAGCTCAGGAGAAGAGCAAGAAAGGGAAAGATATAAAGCCACGCAAAAGCACACAACACATAGACTATAGGGCAGAATACAAACTTTCGGTTGCCCTGATAGCCGACTGCCTCAGGGTGTTACATGTGCGGTGGATCGCAGCTAATCTCTTGAAGAAATTACTTGAGCTAGTAGCCAA ACATAAGAACCGTCCCTGGCACTTAAAAATGAGGGAGCACAAACACAGAACACAAGTCCGCCTCTGGTTGAAGACGGAGCGATGTCTGGACATTTGGGACATTCTGCGGACATCAAAGAACAATACTTACAGTGATAATGGTGTATTCAGAGATACGATGTGCATAGTGCAGTATTATCATGTCCAA GGCCAAAAGATAACTATACAAGAGAAGGAAGCAATAGAGTCCACAGTATCTCGTCTCATTAAAGAGCATAACGCACTGAACAAAGTACCTAACGAAGCGGCATTACAACAACATTACGTTAAACCGGAATTGTTTAGTAAG AACAAAAAGTTTAACGTATGTTTCGAATGCTACCTGCCACTGCCAGAGTCCAGAATTCGATGCGAACTTTGTTCCCTAGTGTTCTTCTGTAACTTAAACTGCCTTGAGGTTAATTGCGGAAGACCTAACTGCCACCCTTGCAgtgaatatttaaaacaaaagttatttCCCGAACAGGAGATAATTTGA
- the LOC105391466 gene encoding deoxyribodipyrimidine photo-lyase has product MLILNNLISLAKRIQFVRMASSAKKIKLSAPSASSGSETGTNVEEFMKKIQAKREDTAKSILDYKFNKKRVRIISEEQLVPEGCEGIVYWMSRDSRVQDNWAFLFAQKLALKNEVPLHVCFCLIAKYLDASVRQFHFLIKGLEKVAADCKKLNISFHLLEGSGADALPQWVVDHKIGAVVCDFNPLRVPLGWLDGVKKKIKKDVPLIQVDAHNIVPCWVASDKQEYSARTIRNKINSKLDEFLTEFPPVIKHPYTSKFEPEPIDWDEAIESREADKTVGPVEWAKPGYDEGMKQLKSFLDKRLKIFATKRNDPTQDALSNLSPWFHFGQISSQRTALCVKEYKSKHTESVNAFLEESIVRCELADNFCFYNENYDSIKGASNWAQKTLDDHRKDKRTHIYTLDQLKNAQTHDELWNSAQIQLVKEGKQHGFLRMYWAKKILEWTPSPEDALKYSIYLNDHYSIDGRDSNGYVGCMWSVCGIHDQGWGERAVFGKIRFMNYQGCKRKFDVNAFVARYGGKVHKYVPPKDAK; this is encoded by the exons ATgttgattttaaataatttaatttcacttGCTAAACGTATCCAATTTGTAAGAATGGCTTCGTCAGCAAAGAAGATTAAGTTATCGGCCCCGTCTGCATCTAGTGGATCCGAAACCGGCACGAATGTGGAAgagtttatgaaaaaaattcaAGCGAAACGCGAGGATACCGCCAAGTCTATTTTAGACTACAAGTTTAACAAAAAGCGTGTAAGAATTATATCAGAGGAGCAGCTGGTCCCTGAAGGATGCGAAGGGATTGTTTACTGGATGTCCAGAGACAGCAGGGTTCAAGATAACTGGGCGTTTTTGTTCGCCCAAAAACTTGCTTTGAAAAATGAAGTTCCACTGcatgtgtgtttttgtttgaTTGCAAAGTATTTAGATGCTTCCGTGAGACAGTTTCATTTTCTTATTAAAG GTTTAGAAAAGGTTGCAGCTGATTGTAAGAAACTCAACATATCCTTCCATCTTCTCGAAGGCAGTGGGGCTGATGCCCTGCCTCAGTGGGTCGTTGACCACAAGATTGGGGCAGTGGTCTGTGACTTCAACCCTCTACGGGTGCCACTGGGATGGTTGGATGGAGTTAAGAAAAAGATAAAGAAAGATGTGCCTCTTATTCAG GTGGATGCCCACAACATAGTGCCGTGCTGGGTGGCTTCCGACAAGCAGGAGTACTCTGCCAGGACCATCAGAAACAAGATCAACTCTAAACTAGATGAGTTCCTCACTGAGTTCCCGCCTGTTATCAAACATCCTTACACAAGCAAGTTTGAGCCTgag CCAATAGACTGGGATGAAGCCATAGAGTCAAGAGAAGCGGACAAGACAGTGGGTCCAGTGGAATGGGCCAAGCCCGGCTATGACGAGGGCATGAAACAGCTCAAGAGCTTTCTGGACAAAAGACTCAAGATCTTTGCCACAAAGAGGAATGACCCCACACAGGATGCTTTGAGTAATCTATCGCCATGGTTCCATTTTG GCCAAATATCATCGCAGCGCACTGCACTCTGCGTCAAAGAGTATAAAAGCAAGCACACAGAGAGTGTAAATGCATTCCTAGAGGAGTCCATAGTGCGGTGTGAACTGGCCGATAATTTCTGCTTCTATAATGAAAACTATGACAGCATTAAAGGAGCCAGCAACTGGGCACAGAAAACTTTGGATGACCATAG AAAAGACAAACGCACACACATCTACACTCTGGACCAGCTAAAGAACGCACAAACACACGACGAGCTATGGAACTCCGCGCAGATACAACTGGTGAAGGAAGGCAAGCAACACGGCTTCCTGCGCATGTACTGGGCTAAGAAGATCCTAGAGTGGACGCCCAGTCCTGAAGATGCACTGAAATACTCCATATACCTGAATGACCACTACAGTATAGACGGCAGGGATTCTAATGGATATGTCG GCTGCATGTGGTCGGTCTGCGGCATCCACGACCAGGGCTGGGGCGAGCGCGCAGTGTTCGGCAAAATACGCTTCATGAACTATCAGGGGTGTAAGCGCAAGTTCGACGTGAACGCGTTCGTTGCGCGGTACGGGGGCAAGGTTCATAAGTATGTGCCGCCTAAAGATGCTAAGTGA